In a single window of the Nitrospira sp. MA-1 genome:
- a CDS encoding cytochrome c: MKYRIYPPIPFSVRAIYGTVAACGIFMWVSGSQQEWEEFKRPIINVLDAKTGLTKFVRTALLILLPIGLWGFAYNSFLPSFDEPIELRTVHPAPPATTKVHGKTYVLQTAANPFRINTEGKYDQAYSNAHIVSQDMGRLMKDVKNPEDNPWDPNAKGYIKHVREGGEIFFQNCHFCHGDNLNGRGLWAFAFNPIPANFTDAGTIAQLQETFVFWRVAKGGIGLPGEGFPWASVMPPWEQHLTVDEIWKVIMFEYWHTGYYPRTWE, translated from the coding sequence TTGAAATATCGAATTTACCCACCAATACCATTTAGTGTGCGGGCTATTTATGGCACCGTGGCCGCTTGCGGTATTTTTATGTGGGTTTCGGGGTCACAGCAGGAATGGGAAGAATTCAAGCGCCCAATTATCAATGTGTTGGACGCAAAAACGGGTTTGACCAAGTTCGTTCGTACGGCCCTATTGATTTTATTACCTATTGGACTCTGGGGATTTGCCTACAACTCCTTCCTGCCAAGTTTTGATGAACCCATTGAGCTAAGAACTGTGCATCCGGCCCCACCGGCCACAACTAAAGTTCATGGAAAAACATATGTATTACAAACCGCAGCTAATCCTTTTCGTATCAATACTGAAGGGAAATACGATCAGGCATACAGCAACGCTCATATCGTCAGCCAGGATATGGGGCGATTAATGAAGGATGTGAAAAATCCGGAAGATAACCCCTGGGATCCCAATGCGAAAGGCTACATCAAACATGTTCGTGAGGGGGGGGAGATCTTTTTTCAAAATTGCCATTTTTGCCATGGGGATAATTTAAATGGCCGGGGTCTTTGGGCATTCGCGTTTAATCCAATACCTGCCAATTTTACGGATGCAGGAACCATCGCTCAGCTACAAGAAACCTTTGTTTTCTGGAGGGTTGCTAAAGGTGGAATTGGTCTTCCTGGTGAGGGGTTCCCATGGGCATCAGTTATGCCACCGTGGGAACAGCATTTAACCGTTGATGAAATATGGAAAGTCATCATGTTTGAATACTGGCACACCGGGTATTACCCGCGGACTTGGGAATAA
- a CDS encoding nitric oxide reductase: MVELLGRAIGMGWPVLLMLVGLLLYFQATISDPEKKKRASFQTIIGIFCAFLAFIAISNYTHNFEGESRLLPVSLVMITIMSFIMGLYFPNISALMKIGGFMFFVAAALSGYGNWLPQVEGGFPPPVVKLDFQSMSPQQLGDEGEKIIFGGIGQSKTQGAIGKGQCPLCHGFQQGFLSERAPNLFGIPERSEERLKEPNYHMNNAAARTTEQKEAFEGSGTATNAQEYIAESHACPSCFVVTGFGVKGSNDTVSPMPKIHKPPISLTIGEMAAVDTWMYTREGKEAPAYDVIATSYEKFIPEADRPSAGGEEEAGGGGGNLLADGSEPYDKLFMKAGCPACHTIPGIEGATGKVGPLLMEGSNAPNRIKDPNYKGKAKSPKEYITESILDPSAYVVKDFPDDQMPKDFGVRLTGGALSKMVDYLAQLKEGQPLPPKE, translated from the coding sequence GTGGTTGAGTTATTGGGACGGGCGATAGGAATGGGTTGGCCAGTATTACTGATGCTGGTTGGGCTATTGCTGTATTTCCAGGCAACTATTTCGGATCCTGAAAAAAAGAAAAGGGCAAGTTTTCAGACCATAATTGGAATTTTTTGTGCTTTTTTAGCGTTTATCGCTATTTCCAATTATACCCATAATTTTGAAGGGGAAAGTCGGTTGCTGCCGGTTTCCCTTGTCATGATCACTATCATGTCTTTTATTATGGGTCTCTATTTTCCGAATATCAGTGCCCTAATGAAAATTGGAGGGTTCATGTTTTTTGTGGCGGCCGCGCTTTCCGGGTACGGAAATTGGCTGCCTCAGGTCGAGGGCGGATTCCCTCCACCGGTCGTGAAGTTAGACTTCCAAAGTATGTCACCGCAACAACTTGGTGATGAAGGGGAAAAAATTATATTTGGTGGGATTGGGCAAAGTAAAACCCAAGGAGCCATAGGGAAAGGCCAGTGCCCGTTGTGTCATGGGTTCCAACAGGGATTTTTAAGTGAACGGGCACCTAATTTATTTGGAATTCCTGAAAGATCTGAAGAAAGATTAAAAGAGCCAAATTACCATATGAATAATGCCGCTGCTCGAACTACTGAACAAAAGGAAGCTTTTGAAGGATCGGGGACGGCTACAAATGCTCAGGAATACATTGCTGAGTCACATGCATGCCCGAGTTGTTTTGTAGTAACGGGATTTGGGGTCAAAGGATCAAATGATACCGTAAGTCCCATGCCTAAGATTCATAAACCACCGATATCTTTAACAATCGGCGAAATGGCAGCAGTGGATACCTGGATGTATACGAGGGAAGGAAAAGAAGCTCCTGCTTATGATGTGATTGCTACCTCATATGAAAAGTTCATTCCAGAAGCCGATCGCCCCTCTGCGGGTGGAGAAGAAGAAGCTGGTGGTGGTGGTGGGAATCTTTTAGCTGACGGGAGCGAGCCTTACGACAAGCTCTTTATGAAAGCCGGTTGTCCTGCCTGTCATACCATTCCCGGGATTGAAGGAGCCACGGGAAAAGTTGGTCCTCTTCTCATGGAGGGATCAAATGCTCCCAATCGGATTAAAGATCCCAACTATAAGGGTAAAGCAAAATCTCCTAAGGAGTACATTACTGAATCGATATTAGACCCAAGTGCCTACGTGGTAAAAGATTTTCCTGACGATCAAATGCCAAAGGACTTTGGTGTAAGGCTCACAGGCGGTGCACTTAGTAAGATGGTCGATTACTTGGCGCAATTAAAAGAAGGCCAACCTTTACCTCCAAAAGAATAA
- a CDS encoding c-type cytochrome, producing MNGNKSQNGLFEKRMVMNETTTPAEYGRRGLGAWLLSCGLLIGSLGLATTSHAEMAEGFAEGSRPAPPSAEQVEAGKRVYFTKCVWCHGVEGAGDGPGADRLWPRPRNFNAGTFKIRHTASGELPLIDVDLFQTVTHGLPGSAMPSWEGILTEDQRRDVLAFVTTELVKDRSWQDTEFEEFHVLQLDKIQPVAPSAESIKRGSELVKEMKCIECHGVEGRGDGNAFNLKDDWGFSIQPADWHKCWNFRGSRQDAYNVKNIFRTFSTGVSGTPMPSFADNTTVEDRWHIANYVNHLCERDVDVDIAGGNVTDEIAAALLAAKPRGIDPLTDKPKVDFVVPSKFVEGELPADEHDERWKLVDRRIVAMGGQITHKPRNFVTRIDDVWVQSLYNETHISFMFRWDDRTKSVQQDSVDWEPYEVNLGDYGIEEQAPGGSKFADDPEHPESIAAKQTAYQVFNDGLAFQFPIKWQELPAPRKPRYFWGDEGFPVDIAKWTADGELKAYQGEGWDVDFEDRDDFTEELKTVKAEWKDGRWTVIITRPLKGDYEEDAYIELGKYIPINFFVWDGHNGDVGRKMAVSAFYYLVLEPPIEKETYIYPTLAAIGLVLVEGWILTRRANRRKGKV from the coding sequence ATGAATGGTAATAAATCCCAAAATGGACTTTTTGAAAAGAGGATGGTCATGAACGAAACGACGACACCGGCCGAATATGGAAGGAGGGGTTTAGGAGCCTGGCTTCTGAGTTGCGGTCTCCTGATTGGTAGCCTAGGCCTAGCAACCACCTCCCACGCGGAAATGGCGGAAGGATTTGCCGAAGGGAGTCGCCCCGCCCCGCCATCTGCGGAACAGGTTGAAGCAGGGAAGCGAGTGTATTTCACCAAATGTGTATGGTGTCATGGGGTTGAGGGGGCTGGTGACGGACCCGGAGCCGATCGATTATGGCCGCGTCCACGGAATTTTAATGCAGGGACATTTAAAATCCGACATACCGCGAGCGGTGAATTGCCCCTAATAGACGTGGATTTATTTCAAACCGTTACCCATGGATTGCCTGGTTCGGCCATGCCGTCATGGGAGGGTATTTTGACCGAAGATCAACGCAGAGATGTATTGGCTTTTGTGACAACTGAGTTAGTCAAGGATCGTAGTTGGCAGGATACGGAATTTGAAGAATTCCATGTATTGCAATTGGATAAAATTCAACCGGTTGCTCCCTCGGCTGAATCAATCAAACGCGGTTCGGAGTTAGTAAAAGAAATGAAATGTATAGAATGCCATGGGGTAGAAGGTCGGGGAGATGGGAATGCCTTTAATCTCAAAGATGACTGGGGCTTTTCCATTCAACCTGCGGATTGGCATAAATGCTGGAATTTCAGAGGCAGCCGACAAGATGCCTATAATGTAAAAAACATTTTCCGGACATTTTCCACAGGGGTAAGTGGAACGCCGATGCCATCTTTTGCAGATAATACTACTGTAGAGGACAGGTGGCATATTGCCAATTACGTCAATCATCTTTGTGAACGTGATGTTGATGTGGATATTGCCGGAGGTAATGTGACGGATGAAATCGCTGCGGCTTTACTAGCGGCAAAGCCCAGGGGAATTGATCCTCTTACGGATAAACCCAAAGTTGATTTCGTGGTTCCTTCTAAGTTTGTCGAAGGAGAGTTGCCGGCTGACGAACATGATGAACGTTGGAAACTGGTTGACCGTCGCATTGTAGCCATGGGAGGGCAGATCACCCATAAACCAAGAAACTTTGTGACAAGAATTGACGATGTGTGGGTTCAATCCTTGTACAATGAAACCCATATCTCATTTATGTTCCGTTGGGATGACCGGACCAAGAGTGTGCAGCAAGATAGCGTTGACTGGGAACCCTATGAGGTAAATCTTGGAGATTACGGTATAGAAGAACAGGCACCAGGAGGATCAAAATTTGCCGATGATCCTGAACACCCTGAATCGATTGCCGCGAAACAAACGGCCTATCAAGTGTTTAATGACGGGCTGGCTTTTCAGTTCCCAATAAAATGGCAGGAATTGCCTGCGCCAAGAAAGCCTAGATATTTCTGGGGAGATGAGGGATTTCCCGTGGACATCGCCAAATGGACGGCTGATGGAGAATTGAAAGCGTACCAAGGTGAAGGTTGGGATGTTGATTTCGAAGATCGTGACGATTTCACCGAAGAACTGAAAACTGTGAAAGCTGAATGGAAAGATGGACGATGGACGGTTATCATAACGCGCCCACTCAAGGGTGACTATGAGGAAGATGCTTACATTGAATTGGGAAAATATATTCCTATTAATTTCTTTGTTTGGGATGGTCACAATGGGGATGTCGGGCGAAAGATGGCAGTCTCCGCTTTCTATTATCTGGTGTTAGAGCCACCCATAGAAAAAGAAACATATATTTACCCAACACTGGCCGCCATTGGGTTGGTCCTTGTTGAAGGGTGGATTTTGACCCGACGCGCTAATCGTCGTAAGGGTAAAGTCTAA
- a CDS encoding cytochrome ubiquinol oxidase subunit I, producing the protein MGRLFNQMTRGKKKLFAVSALMVMGGLLLLPIFLSVSAVASGGGAPAGGPPPDVVAAQKAGEEGEAEKVEMGRDIYYKTEGPAIGEGAPVTADNETFYPRYNFESRVLLWVANQQHLYYGSFVLAVPIFCMCIEFAGMVSKDKAMAKKYDQLAYDFIKISLTAYSLTAILGGILIFTFLTLYPAFFGYLSSIFRPVMHIYALTFVAESATLYIYYYGWDKMREGVLKWVHLSMSVILNVIGTVLMFLANSWIAFMMSPAGVDEQGRYLGNIWHVIHTALWNPLNVHRILGNMAFGGGVVAAYAAYRFLSSKTDEERAHYDWMGYIAMSLGVAFLIPLPFAGYWLMREVYAYRQQMGITLMGGLLAWLFIIQATMIGILFLTTNYYLWQALGRMTGGERFQRYIKYLVFILVVGLLVFITPHTIVMSPAELKAMGGQQHPVLGNYGVMSAKNGGINAIIMTTILSFIWYQRGNRVPTVSWAKFGNIFMGCFFVIAQLNNVWLACYGYFIPANVRIGLSVPQVAGTLSCLLLMTPLNLAMLKNGRQLGPIRWGQIPPRSQYAIIMLATAFTWMMGLMGYIRSSVRLFWHVNEVMRDNSPWAYTHTIGFAANVISFNVLFFWISIMFVFWLGTLGAKKIPVPSPAGQPVPSPQSATGH; encoded by the coding sequence ATGGGTCGCCTGTTCAATCAAATGACCCGGGGGAAGAAAAAGTTGTTCGCCGTTTCGGCCCTGATGGTAATGGGCGGTCTGCTTTTGCTGCCAATTTTCCTGTCAGTCTCAGCTGTGGCGAGTGGTGGCGGGGCACCAGCAGGTGGTCCTCCACCAGATGTCGTTGCCGCACAAAAGGCGGGAGAGGAAGGCGAGGCGGAAAAGGTGGAGATGGGCCGTGACATTTATTACAAGACGGAAGGTCCAGCCATTGGAGAGGGCGCACCGGTAACGGCCGACAACGAAACTTTTTATCCTCGGTATAACTTCGAGAGTCGTGTCCTCCTTTGGGTAGCCAACCAGCAGCATCTTTACTACGGTAGCTTTGTGTTGGCGGTTCCAATCTTTTGTATGTGTATCGAATTTGCCGGTATGGTGAGCAAAGATAAGGCTATGGCCAAGAAGTATGACCAATTGGCTTATGATTTTATCAAGATCAGTCTGACGGCCTATTCTTTAACTGCGATCCTGGGTGGGATCCTGATCTTTACCTTCCTGACTCTTTATCCTGCCTTTTTTGGATACTTATCTAGTATTTTCCGTCCGGTCATGCACATTTATGCATTAACATTCGTGGCGGAAAGTGCAACCCTCTACATTTATTACTACGGATGGGACAAGATGAGGGAAGGGGTCCTGAAGTGGGTTCATCTCAGCATGTCGGTGATTCTGAATGTGATTGGAACGGTGCTGATGTTCCTCGCTAATTCATGGATTGCGTTTATGATGTCCCCGGCTGGAGTTGATGAGCAGGGGAGATATCTTGGAAATATTTGGCATGTAATTCATACGGCCCTTTGGAATCCTTTGAATGTTCATAGGATTCTTGGGAACATGGCATTTGGTGGTGGTGTGGTAGCTGCCTATGCTGCCTATCGCTTCCTTTCATCAAAAACGGATGAAGAGCGTGCTCATTATGACTGGATGGGCTATATCGCAATGAGTTTAGGTGTGGCGTTTTTAATTCCGCTACCCTTTGCCGGATATTGGTTGATGCGGGAGGTGTATGCCTACCGTCAGCAGATGGGAATTACCTTAATGGGTGGGTTGCTGGCTTGGTTATTTATTATTCAAGCCACCATGATTGGAATTCTATTCCTCACCACCAATTATTACCTGTGGCAAGCTCTTGGCCGTATGACGGGTGGAGAGCGTTTCCAAAGGTATATTAAATATCTCGTGTTTATCTTAGTGGTTGGGCTTCTGGTGTTTATTACGCCGCACACGATCGTGATGTCTCCCGCGGAATTGAAAGCGATGGGCGGGCAGCAGCATCCGGTCCTCGGAAATTATGGTGTCATGTCTGCCAAAAATGGTGGAATTAACGCCATTATCATGACAACCATTCTGAGTTTTATTTGGTACCAGCGAGGGAACAGGGTCCCCACAGTTAGCTGGGCTAAGTTTGGTAATATTTTTATGGGCTGTTTTTTTGTCATAGCACAGCTAAATAATGTTTGGTTGGCTTGTTATGGGTACTTTATACCTGCAAACGTACGAATCGGTTTGTCTGTGCCTCAGGTGGCGGGAACCTTGTCTTGTCTGCTCTTAATGACCCCGCTCAACCTGGCGATGTTGAAAAATGGAAGACAATTGGGGCCGATCAGATGGGGCCAAATTCCACCACGTTCACAATATGCGATCATCATGTTGGCCACAGCATTCACGTGGATGATGGGATTAATGGGGTATATCCGTTCTTCGGTGCGATTATTCTGGCACGTGAATGAAGTAATGCGGGATAATTCTCCATGGGCCTATACCCATACAATTGGTTTTGCGGCAAACGTTATTTCGTTTAATGTGCTGTTTTTCTGGATCAGTATAATGTTTGTCTTTTGGCTTGGCACACTAGGTGCTAAAAAAATACCGGTTCCTTCGCCTGCAGGGCAGCCAGTTCCATCTCCTCAATCTGCAACTGGTCATTAA